Within Deinococcus actinosclerus, the genomic segment GCGCGGGGCGCCGAAGTCAGAGAGGAGTGGGGGAGAGGGTGCCCGCGTACCCCCTGCGGGTGGGAGGTGGGGTGGGGGCGTACGCGCTGAACTATCTCACCCGCCGCGCGGGGCGCATGACCCCGAACGACCGGTCAGGCAGGCCGCACGCGCGCAGCGGGGAACACCATCCGGAAGCCGGGCACACCTGCGGTCAGCAGTGGTCGCCGCTCCAGCAGGGCCGGGTGGAAGTCCCCGCCGATCACGCTCAGCCGCGCGGGCCGCACCCGTCCGGACGCCGACACGGTCGTCAGGAGGGACGTCCGATCCTCGGCTTCCGGCAGGGGCGGCTGCGTCAATGTCCGCCACGCGGCGGGCACGACCGCCGTCGTCACGGGCACCGGGGGCCCCCAGGCCCGCACGCTCAGGTGGGCGAGCAGCCGCCCGTCCTGCGTGACCCGCACCTGCTCGCGTCCCGGCACGCCCTCCCACGCGAAATCCGCCCGTGACTTGGGAATCGCCCAGTTCCGGCGGCCCCACACCACACTCTGCTGCGTGCTCACCACGATCCGCGTCACCTGCGGCTCGCCGCCCAGCGACGCCCACAGCAGCTCGTCATAGGGGCCCACGCCGGACTGCGCGTAGCGCACGAGCATCAGCGCCCCCGCCTCGCGGCCCCCGTACACGGCGACCACTCCCCGACCCGTCAAGTTCCACGGCGCATCCGACACGCCCGGCAGCGTATACCCTGCACGCATGCTCAAGCACGTCTCCTTCCTCACGCGCGACATCGGCGTGACCGTCGCCTTCTACGAACGCCTCGGGGCCACCACCGAGAAGCACCTCACCACGGGCGAGGGCCACCGCCGCGCCGTCCTGCGCCTCGGGGACGGCCTCCTCCAGTTCTTCCAGGTGACCGGCGAGACCCCCGCCCCGCACCTCCACTGGGCCGAACACATCGCCCTGCACGTCACCGGCCTGCGCGACCTCCTCCCCAAACTGAAAGAGGACGGCGTGACCGTCACCCGCGACCTGCAACCCAGCCCCAGCGGCCGCGACATGGCCTTCGTGCAGGACCCCGACGGGCGGCAGGTGGAACTCCTCGAAGCCTGACCCCTCCCCAGGCCCGCACACCCGCCGCACCGGCAGCCGCCTGCGCGCTAGCCTGAACGCATGACGCCGACCATCGTGATCGTGCCGGGCCTGGGGGACAGCGGCCCGGAGCACTGGCAGAGCCTCTGGACCGGGAAGTTCGGCGCGGCGCGCGTGCGGCAGGACGAACCGGACCGGCCCACCCCCGAGACGTGGTCGGCCCGCCTTCAGGAGGTCATCGACGCGACGCCCGGCGACCTGGTCCTGATCGGGCACTCGTGCGGCGTGCTGAACATCGTGCACTGGGCGCGCCTGACCGGCGGGCACCCGCGCGTGAAGGGCGCCATGCTGGTCGGACCCACCGACGCCGACCGCGCGTTCGAGGCGTACCCCACCGTGGCGGATATGGCCCCCGTCCCCATGCAGCCCCTGCCGTTCCCGGCCCTGGTGGTCGCCAGCGAGAACGACCCCTTCGCCAGCTTCGAGCGGGCGCAGGCCTTCGCCGAAGCCTGGGACGCCGAATTCATCTCGGCGGGCGAGGCCGGGCACATCAACGTCGCCAGTGGACACGGCGACTGGCCCGACGGCGAGGTGCTCCTGAGCGAGGCCCTGCACTCCTGGACGCCACCGGACATCGTGCGGATGTGAAGGGGGGGAGTGGGTTGTGGGCAGTGGGTCGGTCGCTTTAGGCGAGCACGCGGTGGAGCTGCCGTGAAGCGTCCACGCGGGCCGGTGCGCTGATGCACTTCAGCCCACGCCCCACTTCCCCCAAAGCAACGCGCCCCAGGTCATTGACCGGGGCGCGTCACCTTTGGTGTTCAGGCGCTGGCGGTTTCGGCATTGCTGTACTTGTCCAGCAGCGCTTCGAAGGCGCGCTTGGGCTGGGCGCCGACGACGCCCTCGACCGGCTGGCCGTCCTTGAAGAGGATCAGCGTGGGGATGCTCATGACGCGGTACTGGCCCTGCGTGACGGGGTTCTCGTCGACGTTCAGTTTCGCGATCTTGACCTTGCCCTCGTACTGCCCGGCGAGTTCCTCGATGACGGGGGCGATGATGCGGCAGGGGCCGCACCAGGGGGCCCAGAAGTCCACCAGGGTCAGGCCCTCGCCGATCTCGTTGTTAAAGTTGCTGTCCGTGAGTTCCACAGGCTTCATGCCATCGACTATACCCCTGGGGGGCAGGGTGGGGATATGCCGCAGGTGGGTGTTCCCTCACGGGTTGTTTAACCGTGGTGAGGTGGGTCGCAGTTGGCGTTTCCGTGGTGGGGACGCGCTAGCCTGCCGGGCATGACGGTCACGGAATCCGGGGATTTCCGGCGCGGCGCCGAGCTGTTCGCGCGCGGCGAGTGGTGGGAGGCGCACGAGGCCTGGGAGCGTCCGTGGCTGACCGCGCGCGGGGACGACCGGGCGTTCCTGCAGGCCCTGATCCTGCTCGCGGCCGCGCTGCATAAACGCTGGGCGCACGGCAGCCTGACCCACCGCAACTACGATAAGGCCCTGCGGTACCTGGACGCGCTGCCCGCCGAGTACGCGGGCGTAGATCTCGCGCGGCTGCGCGCCGACGTCTGGGACGCGCTCCGGGCCACCGCGCGGCCGGAAGCGGGGCACCCCGCGCTGCGTGTGATGGGGGGTGGGCCGTTCCCCGCGTGACGCTCCGTCAGGTATCCTGACCCGCGAACGCTCAGGTCAGGCCCCACAGGGGGCCGCGCCGGGCGTCCGCCGCCGCCCCCCCCATGGCCGGCGCGGCCCCAGGAGACAGGACAGATGGAACGCATTGCACTCTTTATTGACGGCGCGAACGTGTACGCGGCAGCCAAACGACTCGGGTGGAACTTCGACCACCGCAAGATCCTGGAGCACTTCGCCGCTCCGGGCCGCCTGTACAACGCCTTCTACTACACGGCCGTCCCCACCCCCATTGACGACAAGCAGAAGCGCTTCACGGACGCCCTGACGTACATGGGTTACACCGTGCGAACCCGCCCGCTGCGCGAGGCGACCGACGACAGCGGCGACACCTACCGCCGCGCCAGCCTGGACATCGAGATCGTCACGGACCTGCTGACCACCAGTGACCAGTACGACACCGCGGTGCTGCTGACCGGCGACGGGGACTTCGAGCGTCCGGTCGAGGTGCTGCGCGCGCGCGGCAAGCGCGTCGTGGTGGCCAGCATCGCCGAGATGACGAGCTACGAGCTGCGTAACGCCGCCGACCTGTACGTGGACTTCAAGGACATCCGCGAGCACGTCGAGCGTCCCGGCTACCGCCTGCCCAGCGAGCAGCGCGGGCAGGAGAACCGGCCCTTCTACACGTCCGCCGCGCTCGACGGCGACGACCGCTGATGAGCCTGCCGGTCGCGCTGGACGCCATGGGCGGCGATCACGGCGCCCCGCCCAACGTCGAGGGGGCGGTGCAGGCCGCCCGCGCGGGCGTGCCCGTGATCCTCGTGGGGGACCGCGTGAAACTCCACGCGGAACTCGGGCGGCACGCGGGCAGCGCGAGTCTGCCCATCGAGGTCGTCGAGGCGACCGACGTGATCGGCATGGACGAGCACGCCAGCGACGTGCGCAGCCGCACCCAGGCGAGCATCAACGTCGCCTCGCGGCTCGTGAAGGAAGGCCGCGCCTCGGCCGTGGTCAGCATGGGTCACAGCGGCGCCACCATGGCGTCGGCGCTGCTCACGCTGGGCCGCATCAAGGGCGTCGAGCGGCCCGCGATCCTCACGCACCTGCCCGCGAAGGGAGGCTTCACCACCCTGCTCGACGCCGGGGCGAACGCGGACGTGAAGGCCAGCTACTACGCGCAGTGGGCGCGGCTGGCCAGCGTGTACCTGAAGGTCGTCGAGGACCGCGAGAACCCCACCGTGGGGCTGCTCTCCATCGGCGAGGAGGACCACAAGGGCAGCGCGCTGGTTCTGGAGGCACACGGGCTGCTGCGCGCCCTGCACGGCCGGGGCGTGAACTTCCACGGGAACGTGGAGGGCCGCGACATCTTCCGCAACACCACCGACATCGTCGTGACCGACGGGTTCACCGGGAACGTCGTGCTGAAGCTCGCCGAGGGTGAGGCAAAGGTGCTGTTCGGCTGGGTCAAGGAAGCCCTACAGAGCAGTCTCAAGAGCAAGCTGGGCGGCCTGCTCGTGCGCGGCGCGCTGCGCGGCCTGGCCGAGCGGATGGACCCCAGCACGTACGGCGCGAGCCTCTTGATCGGCGTGCGCGGCCTGGCGTTCATCGGGCACGGCAGCGCCGACGCCCGCGCCGTCAAGAACGCCCTGCTGCGCGCCGCGCGCGCGCACGAGGCGAACCTGATTCCCCGCCTGGAGGCGGCCTTCACCGAACAGACCTCCGGCTGACCCGCGCTCCCTCCACACCCGCCCGGGAGACCACCTGGGCGGGTGTCGGCGGTTCAGGGCCGCGCCGCACCTCTTGGCACACTCACCACCTCATGAGAAGGTGTGGGTCATGTTGCAGGAACTCAGTGTCCAGATCGTCAAACCACAGGTGTGGGTGGGCCTCGCGCTGACCGCAGTGGCCGCGTACGCCATCTACCGCTTCGGACGTGTGCTGATCGGCGCGCTGGAACCCCACGTGCCCGCCCGCCTGCGCCCCGCCCTGAAGTGGCTGTGGTGGCTGGTCGTGATCGTTGGCTGGCTGGCGGTCGCCACCGCCGTGGCTTACCTGCCCAGCGTGCCGGTGCTGTTCAGCCTGGGCCGCGACATCATGGACGGCTTCCGTCACAGCGCCGGGCAGCTCGTTGTGGTGATCGCCATGGCCCTGATCGCCTGGAACCTGATCGGCACGCTCGCGCAGCGCATCGTGGCCGAACAGGAATTCAACCGCCGCAGCGTCCGCGTGCAGACCCTCAAGGGCGTGGTGGAGAGCACCCTGCGGGTCGTGGTCGTCATCCTGAGCGTCATCGCGGGTCTCCAGGCGCTCGGCGTGAACGCCACCAGCCTCCTGGCCGGGGTGTCCGTGCTGGGCCTCGCCGTGGGCTTCGGCGCGCAGAGCCTCATCAAGGACGTCTTCAACGGCTTTTTCATCCTGCTCGAGGACCAGTACGGCGTGGGCGACGTGATCACCGTGAACACCGGGCAGCTCTCCGGCGGCGTGGAGCGCCTGAACCTGCGCGTCACCGCCCTGCGCGCACTGGACGGCACCGTGCACATCATCCCCAACGGGCAGATCGCCACCGTCAGCGTCAGCAGCAAGGACTGGTCGAGGGTGGTCGCGCAGGTGGACGTCACGTACGCCGCGAACATCGACGACGCCCTGCGCGTGCTCGAACAGGTCAGCAGCGAGATCTACGAGGCCGACGAGTGGAAGCACTTCTTCCTGGAGGCGCCCGAGCAGCAGGGCGTCACGCAGCTCGCCCCGGACGGCGTGACCCTGCGCGCCCTGTTCAAGGTGCAGCCCAAGAGCCAGTACGCCATCGGGCGGGAATTCAACCGCCGCATCAAGATCGCCATGGACGAGGCCGGGATCGAGATTCCCTTCCCGCAGCGCAGCCTGAACTTCGGCGGCTCACCCATCGAGATCAAGCTCACCCGCGAGGATCTGGGCCGCGACCCGCGCGGCGGCCAGGACCGCGGTCACGCCCCGGTGAAACCCACCCTGACCCGCGACCCCGAGGAGAACGAGAACACCTGACGAGGGGAGACGGGTGAACCGGAACAGCCACACCATCAATGCAGAGAGGCCGCTGGACTGTCCCCACGGCCTCTCTGCGCGTTTTGATCGTCTAGGCGCGGCTCCAGGCGGCGGCCTGCGTGAGGGCCTGCGCCGCCGCGCTGACCTCGGCAGGCGTGGTGGCCGCGCCGAAACTGAAGCGCAGCGAGGCGCGCGCCTGCGCCTCATCCAGCCCCAGGGTGGTCAGGACGTGGCTGGGCTGCATGGTGCCCGCGCTGCACGCACTCCCGGCGCTGGCCGCGACGCCCAGCATGTCGAGGTTCATCAGCAGCGCCTCGCCGTCCGCGCCGCCCACGGTGACGTTCACGACCTTCGGGCTGCTGTCCGGCGCGTGATTCACGCCCAGGTCCGGGATGCCCGCGACCTCCCGCATGAACTGCTCGCGCAGCGCCCCCAGGTGCGCCAGGGTCGCGGGCTGCGCCGCTGAGGCGTGGCTGAGGGCCACGCCGGCCGCATATACCCCGGCGGTGTCCTGCGTGCCGGGGCGCACGCCGCCTTCCTGACCGCCGCCGAGCGTCACGGGCGGCAGCTCGGTTCCCCGGCGCACGTACAGGAAGCCCACGCCGCGCGGGCCGCCCCACTTGTGCGCGCTGAAGGTCGCGAAGGTCACGCCCCAGCCCGTCAGGTCCACCGGCAGCACGCCCGGCGCCTGCACGGCGTCCGTGTGGTACGGCACGCCCCGCGCCGCCGCCAGGGCTGCCAGCGCCGGGGTGTCCTGCACCGCGCCGACCTCGTTGTTCGCGTGGTGGATGGACACCAGCGCCGTATCACTGCGCAGCGCGCCCGCCAGCTGCGCCGGCTCATAGCGTCCGAAGCGGTCCGGGGTCAGGAACGTGACCGCCCAGCCCTGCGCCGCCAGCGCCCGCGCGGGGGCCAGCACCGCCGAGTGCTCGGTGGGCGTGGTGATCAGGTGCCCGGGCCGCCCATGCCGGTCCTGCCACGCGCGCGTGACCCCCAGCAGCACGTGATTGTCGCCCTCGGTGCCGCCGCCGTTGGCGATCAGGGTGCGCGGGTCCACCCCGAACGCCGCCGCCACGCGCGCGCGGCCCTCTTCCAGCCGCTCGCGGGCCGCCTGCCCCGCCGCGTGCACGCTGGCCGGATTGCCGGGCAGCGCCGCCGCCTGCGCGTACGCCGCCAGGGCCTCCGGGGTCATGGGATGCGTCGCCGCGTAATCCAGGTAGATCACGCGCGCCTCAGGGGGTCACCTGCGCGAAGTCCTGCCCGTCGCGCCGGATGACGAACACCGCGTCGCCCGTCACGGTCGCCGTGGTGCTGATCTGCTTCCCGGCCAGCGCGGCGGCCTCGGTGTTCAGGTTCAGGGGCCGCTCGCCACTGGCGTCCCGCACGACCAGGGTGTACGTGCCCCCGGGCAGGTCGGTGGGGAAGGTGTAACTCAGGCTGACGCTGCGCGGCGCCGGTCCCGCCACCTGCGGCGTGGCGTCGGTCACCGGGACCGCCGGGATCTCCTCGCTGCCGCCCGCTGCCGAGTCCACACCGCTCGGTTCAGGTGTCACGGGTTCAGCTGTGGACGGCTCGGTCTGGGGCGCCGGTTCGGGGTCCTGCACGGGTGGCGGCAGCGGCAGACTGCCCGCCGGGCGGCTGGGCGCGCTGTAGCGCGGCGCGGCCACCGTCAGCGTCACGGGACTGCCGGTCGTGACGTTCTCGAACGCGGCCGGCGTCTGCGAGAGCACCGTGCCTTCCTTGCGGTCACTGGGCTGCGGGGTGACCTTCGTCACGACCAGTCCGGCCGTGCGCACGACCTTCAGGGCGTCCTCGTAGGCAAAGCCCGCCAGGATCGGCAGCCAGGTCTTCTTGCCCGTGATGCCGGTGCTGACCATCAGCTGCACGGCCTGTCCCTGCTGCGCCGTGGACCCCGCCTCGGGCAGCTGCGCCACGATGCGGCCCTCCGGCGTGCCGGTCAGGGTGCCGTCGACCTTCACGATCTTCCCGACCGTCATGGCATTGCCCTTCAGGGCGTCCCGCGCCTGATCGGGCGTCATCTCCTCCAGGCGCGGCACCTCGATCGCCGGGGGATTGTTCACGGTCAGGGTCACCAGTCGGCCGACCGGGAGGTTAGAATTCGCGGCGGGATCCTGCCGGATGATCGACCCGACCGCGCGGCCAGCGGCCTGCCCCTTGACGTACTCGACGCGGAAGCCCGCGCTGGTCAGTTCCTGCGCGGCCTGCTTCGCGGCCTGCCCCACCACGTTCGAAACGGGTTTCACGGGTGGATTCAGGTAGATCTGCACGGCCTGCGCGCCCACATATGTCGCGCCGCCCAGCAGCAGCAGGCCGGGAATGAACGTCAGCCACGCGCCCGGCTCGCGGCGGCGTTTCACGCGGGCCTTCTTCAGCGGGGCGAGGGTCGCCGCGTTGCGCGCCGCGATGTCCTCGGGGGTGCGGGGCGTGAGTTGCGGTGTCAGGTAGGCGACGCGCAGCTCATGGCCCTCCACGAGGACCTGCGCGTCCTCCAGCGCGTACCCGTGCTCGGCCAGCGCACCGGCGAGCGCCTGCACGTTTTCCACGAGGTCCTGTGGGACGCCCTTGTGCGCCAGTGCCGCTTCCAGCGGCTGACCCGTCACGGGCTGCCACACCGCGTAGAACGCGCCGGGCCGCGCGACGACGTCCGTCAGGCCCGCCGGGCTCAGGGCGCGCAGCGCGGTGCGGTACGCGTGGAAGGCCTGCCGGTCGGCGGGCGTCGCCACGTTGAACCACGCCACCTGCCGCGTGACGCCCTCCGCCGCGCGGACCTCGGACAGCGTGACCGGGCCCTGCACGGACACCTCCCGCAGCACCTCGTACTTGCCGTCAATGACTTTCACCCTGCCCACCTGACCCGTCATGCGCCGCTCAGCATAGCGCGCGCCCCGCCCCGCACGCCGCGGCCCGCCTCACACGCTCCCCTCACGGCTGCCCGTCACAGGCCCAGCAGCCGCGCCGCCCAGTACGCCGCGAAGCCCCCCAGGATGCCCAGCGCGAGGTTCCGGGTGCGCCACAGCAGCGCCCCGCCCACCACGGCCCCGATCAGCCGCCGCGCCCACTCGGGGCTGCCCAGCACGTCCGGGACGATCAGCGCCGCGAACACGCTGACCGGCACGAAGCGCAGGAACGCCAGCCAGAACGGCGGCAACTCCAGGCGGCCCAGGCTGAGCCCCAGCAGCCGCGCCGGGTACGTCACCGCCCACATCAGCAGGATCACCAGCCAGCCGCTCACGCCCGCCCCCCCGCCCGCGTGCTGATCAACGCGCCCAGCAGCGCCCCGCCCACCCCGACCAGCAGCACGACCAGCCCGCCCGGCAGCAGTTGCCCCAGCCCCCACGCGCCCAGGCCCGACGCGAGCGCCACCAGCACCGCCACCCGCCCGAGGAGCAGCGGCACCAGCAGCCCCAGGAACGCCAGCGGGAAGATCACGCCCACCCCCAGCGCGTCCGGGTCGGGCAGCGCGGCGCCCGCCAGCGCGCCCAGCAGCGTCGCCGCGTTCCACGCCGCGAACAGACTCAGTTCCGCGCCCAGCAGGAACCCCAGGCTCAGACCCCCCGGGTCACGCGGGCCCGCCACCAGCACCATGCCGTACGCCTCGTCGGTCAGGAACTGCGCCGCCACGGCGCGCTGAAGGCGGCTCAGGGGCAGCTGGCGCGACAGGCTCAGGCCGTACAGCACGTGCCGCGCGTTCAGCACGAACGTCGTCCCCACCAGTGCCAGCGCCGACGCCACCCCAGCTACGCCCCCAGCCACAAACTGCCCCGCCGCCGCGAACTGACTCGCCCCGGCGAACACCGTGACGCTCATCAGGCACGTCTCCCAGACACTCAGTCCGTTCGTGCGGGCCGTGACCGCGTACGCCACCGCGAAC encodes:
- a CDS encoding AzlD domain-containing protein produces the protein MSGWLVILLMWAVTYPARLLGLSLGRLELPPFWLAFLRFVPVSVFAALIVPDVLGSPEWARRLIGAVVGGALLWRTRNLALGILGGFAAYWAARLLGL
- a CDS encoding DUF309 domain-containing protein, with product MTVTESGDFRRGAELFARGEWWEAHEAWERPWLTARGDDRAFLQALILLAAALHKRWAHGSLTHRNYDKALRYLDALPAEYAGVDLARLRADVWDALRATARPEAGHPALRVMGGGPFPA
- a CDS encoding AzlC family ABC transporter permease, encoding MTGQGRGFDWAAFGRGFRVMVPLWAGVVPFAVAYAVTARTNGLSVWETCLMSVTVFAGASQFAAAGQFVAGGVAGVASALALVGTTFVLNARHVLYGLSLSRQLPLSRLQRAVAAQFLTDEAYGMVLVAGPRDPGGLSLGFLLGAELSLFAAWNAATLLGALAGAALPDPDALGVGVIFPLAFLGLLVPLLLGRVAVLVALASGLGAWGLGQLLPGGLVVLLVGVGGALLGALISTRAGGRA
- a CDS encoding cysteine desulfurase family protein, with translation MIYLDYAATHPMTPEALAAYAQAAALPGNPASVHAAGQAARERLEEGRARVAAAFGVDPRTLIANGGGTEGDNHVLLGVTRAWQDRHGRPGHLITTPTEHSAVLAPARALAAQGWAVTFLTPDRFGRYEPAQLAGALRSDTALVSIHHANNEVGAVQDTPALAALAAARGVPYHTDAVQAPGVLPVDLTGWGVTFATFSAHKWGGPRGVGFLYVRRGTELPPVTLGGGQEGGVRPGTQDTAGVYAAGVALSHASAAQPATLAHLGALREQFMREVAGIPDLGVNHAPDSSPKVVNVTVGGADGEALLMNLDMLGVAASAGSACSAGTMQPSHVLTTLGLDEAQARASLRFSFGAATTPAEVSAAAQALTQAAAWSRA
- a CDS encoding NYN domain-containing protein — translated: MERIALFIDGANVYAAAKRLGWNFDHRKILEHFAAPGRLYNAFYYTAVPTPIDDKQKRFTDALTYMGYTVRTRPLREATDDSGDTYRRASLDIEIVTDLLTTSDQYDTAVLLTGDGDFERPVEVLRARGKRVVVASIAEMTSYELRNAADLYVDFKDIREHVERPGYRLPSEQRGQENRPFYTSAALDGDDR
- a CDS encoding mechanosensitive ion channel family protein, whose translation is MLQELSVQIVKPQVWVGLALTAVAAYAIYRFGRVLIGALEPHVPARLRPALKWLWWLVVIVGWLAVATAVAYLPSVPVLFSLGRDIMDGFRHSAGQLVVVIAMALIAWNLIGTLAQRIVAEQEFNRRSVRVQTLKGVVESTLRVVVVILSVIAGLQALGVNATSLLAGVSVLGLAVGFGAQSLIKDVFNGFFILLEDQYGVGDVITVNTGQLSGGVERLNLRVTALRALDGTVHIIPNGQIATVSVSSKDWSRVVAQVDVTYAANIDDALRVLEQVSSEIYEADEWKHFFLEAPEQQGVTQLAPDGVTLRALFKVQPKSQYAIGREFNRRIKIAMDEAGIEIPFPQRSLNFGGSPIEIKLTREDLGRDPRGGQDRGHAPVKPTLTRDPEENENT
- a CDS encoding VOC family protein translates to MLKHVSFLTRDIGVTVAFYERLGATTEKHLTTGEGHRRAVLRLGDGLLQFFQVTGETPAPHLHWAEHIALHVTGLRDLLPKLKEDGVTVTRDLQPSPSGRDMAFVQDPDGRQVELLEA
- the trxA gene encoding thioredoxin; the encoded protein is MKPVELTDSNFNNEIGEGLTLVDFWAPWCGPCRIIAPVIEELAGQYEGKVKIAKLNVDENPVTQGQYRVMSIPTLILFKDGQPVEGVVGAQPKRAFEALLDKYSNAETASA
- a CDS encoding RBBP9/YdeN family alpha/beta hydrolase, which codes for MTPTIVIVPGLGDSGPEHWQSLWTGKFGAARVRQDEPDRPTPETWSARLQEVIDATPGDLVLIGHSCGVLNIVHWARLTGGHPRVKGAMLVGPTDADRAFEAYPTVADMAPVPMQPLPFPALVVASENDPFASFERAQAFAEAWDAEFISAGEAGHINVASGHGDWPDGEVLLSEALHSWTPPDIVRM
- the plsX gene encoding phosphate acyltransferase PlsX, translated to MSLPVALDAMGGDHGAPPNVEGAVQAARAGVPVILVGDRVKLHAELGRHAGSASLPIEVVEATDVIGMDEHASDVRSRTQASINVASRLVKEGRASAVVSMGHSGATMASALLTLGRIKGVERPAILTHLPAKGGFTTLLDAGANADVKASYYAQWARLASVYLKVVEDRENPTVGLLSIGEEDHKGSALVLEAHGLLRALHGRGVNFHGNVEGRDIFRNTTDIVVTDGFTGNVVLKLAEGEAKVLFGWVKEALQSSLKSKLGGLLVRGALRGLAERMDPSTYGASLLIGVRGLAFIGHGSADARAVKNALLRAARAHEANLIPRLEAAFTEQTSG
- a CDS encoding PASTA domain-containing protein, encoding MTGQVGRVKVIDGKYEVLREVSVQGPVTLSEVRAAEGVTRQVAWFNVATPADRQAFHAYRTALRALSPAGLTDVVARPGAFYAVWQPVTGQPLEAALAHKGVPQDLVENVQALAGALAEHGYALEDAQVLVEGHELRVAYLTPQLTPRTPEDIAARNAATLAPLKKARVKRRREPGAWLTFIPGLLLLGGATYVGAQAVQIYLNPPVKPVSNVVGQAAKQAAQELTSAGFRVEYVKGQAAGRAVGSIIRQDPAANSNLPVGRLVTLTVNNPPAIEVPRLEEMTPDQARDALKGNAMTVGKIVKVDGTLTGTPEGRIVAQLPEAGSTAQQGQAVQLMVSTGITGKKTWLPILAGFAYEDALKVVRTAGLVVTKVTPQPSDRKEGTVLSQTPAAFENVTTGSPVTLTVAAPRYSAPSRPAGSLPLPPPVQDPEPAPQTEPSTAEPVTPEPSGVDSAAGGSEEIPAVPVTDATPQVAGPAPRSVSLSYTFPTDLPGGTYTLVVRDASGERPLNLNTEAAALAGKQISTTATVTGDAVFVIRRDGQDFAQVTP